One Lentimicrobiaceae bacterium genomic window, GTATTTAGTCCTAATGCGTTTACACTTTTTACTTTGGTTAAGTTACGAGTGGATAAATAAATATTTTTATCGGTTTGATTAAATACAAACAATGTTTTTTTGTCGTTAAGGTCAAAGCTTTTCAATAAGTTTAAAAAGTTTTTTGTTTTGGGTTGTTCGAACGTAAAGTCTTCTAAAATTACGATACTGTTTTCTTTGGCTTTATAAGCTAAGGCAGATTTGCGGGCTAATTGTTTCAGTTTTTTGTTTAATTTGAAACGGTAGTCGCGGGGTTGGGGTCCGAAAGCTCTGGCTCCGCCAACAAACACCGGTGATTTTATACTGCCTGCGCGAGCTCCGCCCGTACCTTTTTGGCGTTTCAGTTTTTTTGTACTTCCCGAAACTGTAGATTTTTCTTTTGTAGCATGGGTTCCCTGCCGCTGATTTGCCAGATACTGTTTGGTATCGAGGTATATGGCATGGTCGTTGGGAGTGATATTGAAAATATCGTCGCTAACAATAACTGTACGGTTAGCTTTTTCTCCGTTAATTTTATATACTTCTAACTCCATCTTTCTATGATTAAATATGAACCTTTAGCTCCCGGAACCGATCCTTTAACCACAATAATATCGTTTTCGGGTATTATTTTTACGATTTGAAGGTTAATTATTTTTACGCGATCGCCACCAAGACGACCTGCCATGCGAGTGCCTTTGAATACGCGTGAAGGCCAGGAAGAAGCGCCAACCGAACCGGGTGCGCGAAGACGGTCGTGTTGTCCGTGTGTGGTACCGCCTACGCCACTAAATCCGTGACGGGTAACTACGCCCTGGAATCCTTTTCCTTTACTGGTTCCCACAACGTCAATGTATTCCCCCTCCACAAATATATCAGCTTTCAAAACATCACCAAATTGTTTGCGATGTTCAGGTTCAAAACGGGTAAACTCAGCTACTACTCTTTTGGGGGTTACCCCTGCTTTTGCAAAATGTCCTTTTTCAGCTTTATTGGTATGTTTTTCCTTTTTGTCTTCAAAGGCAAGCTGAATGGCATCGTAGCCTTCTTTATCTTTCGAGCGTACCTGGGTTACTACGCACGGGCCAGCTTGTATAACTGTGCATGGTACATTTTTACCAGAGGCATCCCAAATACTGGTCATTCCAATTTTTTTTCCAATTAATCCTGACATCGTTTATAATTTTTCTTGCTTTGATAATTGCTTTTTTATTTTACAGTTTCCTCAGACTTTAATTTCTACTTCCACACCACTCGGAAGTTCAAGTTTCATCAGTGCGTCTATGGTTTTAGATGTTGTGCTGTAAATATCGAGCAATCTTTTGTATGTACTGAGTTCAAACTGTTCTCTAGACTTTTTATTAACAAAGGTTGAACGGTTTACAGTAAAAATCTTTTTGTTGGTAGGCAGAGGAATGGGTCCGCTTACAACTGCACCTGTTGATTTTACGGTTTTTACAATCTTCTCGGCAGATTTATCTACCAGGTTATGATCGTAAGATTTTAATTTTATTCTAATCCTTTGGCTCACTTTTATTGTGTTTTTAATTTTTTACTTAAGCTAAAACAGGTATATATCCTTTAATTTTCATTAATACTTCTTCAGTTAATTCTTTGGGCAATTCTGAATAATGTGAAAATTCAAGGTTTGAATTTCCTCTGCCCGAGGTCATACTGCGAAGAGTGGTTACATAGCCAAACATTTCCGACAAGGGAACTTTTGCTTTCACTATCTGGAATCCAATTTTATTGGAATGTACATTTTCCAGATGTCCTCTTCTTTTGTTGATATCTCCGGTAACATCGCCAATGTAAATTTCGGGTGTAGTTACTTCTAATTTCATTATGGGTTCCAGCAAAACAGTCCCTGCCTTGCGGCATGCATTTCTGAAAGCCAACTGGGCACAAATTTCGAACGAAAGTGAGTCGGAATCAACAGCATGAAACGAACCGTCAATTAATTTCACTTTCAGACTATCAAGTGCATATCCTGCCAAAACGCCATTGAGCATAGCGGTTTTGAAACCTTTTTCTATTGCGGGGATATATTCTTTAGGAATATTGCCGCCACGAACTTCGTTAATAAACTGTAATCCTTTTATTCCCTGATCAGCGGGAGAAATAACAAACTGAATATCGGCAAATTTACCTCTGCCTCCGGTTTGTTTTTTATAAATTTCGCGGTGTTCCACGGTTCCGGTAATGGCTTCTTTGTAAGCCACCTGCGGTGAGCCTTGGTTAC contains:
- the rplD gene encoding 50S ribosomal protein L4; the protein is MELEVYKINGEKANRTVIVSDDIFNITPNDHAIYLDTKQYLANQRQGTHATKEKSTVSGSTKKLKRQKGTGGARAGSIKSPVFVGGARAFGPQPRDYRFKLNKKLKQLARKSALAYKAKENSIVILEDFTFEQPKTKNFLNLLKSFDLNDKKTLFVFNQTDKNIYLSTRNLTKVKSVNALGLNTYDILNANSLIVSESSIGQIEEMFS
- the rplC gene encoding 50S ribosomal protein L3; its protein translation is MSGLIGKKIGMTSIWDASGKNVPCTVIQAGPCVVTQVRSKDKEGYDAIQLAFEDKKEKHTNKAEKGHFAKAGVTPKRVVAEFTRFEPEHRKQFGDVLKADIFVEGEYIDVVGTSKGKGFQGVVTRHGFSGVGGTTHGQHDRLRAPGSVGASSWPSRVFKGTRMAGRLGGDRVKIINLQIVKIIPENDIIVVKGSVPGAKGSYLIIERWS
- the rpsJ gene encoding 30S ribosomal protein S10, with translation MSQRIRIKLKSYDHNLVDKSAEKIVKTVKSTGAVVSGPIPLPTNKKIFTVNRSTFVNKKSREQFELSTYKRLLDIYSTTSKTIDALMKLELPSGVEVEIKV